The following are encoded in a window of Pyrenophora tritici-repentis strain M4 chromosome 6, whole genome shotgun sequence genomic DNA:
- a CDS encoding mitochondrial 54S ribosomal protein mL44: protein MARRTLRTHSGPIAAAAAASAFLYFSAILSCTVAFMKRIPLSRCASQLLAPPLPHRPSCPYAAAKKLRRDIIPHSHRINARFQSTVAIPDEGELKLEAAANVGASPIEESRTSHPRPLESLPSPHPSAAERSIKLHALRSRLSLPERFPLQVLARTLVHPSADANPAFNNASLSILGRQLLGYYTSEWLICTYPRLPMEVVFAAVEAYIGPKALATVAREWGIEAAAEPGGEVDPGLLQFKRIGAGEELPEALRRQVPWKWNVTTTHKILKSDAFGSNNAGPSPHALEKTPVPVEEAAQSFVRALIGALHVHLGSPLVKRFFRDHFLSRHLDISTIFDFRTPTRDLSWLCRREGFEPPVARLISETGRLSRHPVFVVGVYSGRDKLGEASGSSLNEARIRASAAALKAWYLYKPVQVTVPSSTEGEVDTSNWRPNYVDCGEVIV from the coding sequence ATGGCTCGACGAACACTGAGAACACACTCCGGGCCaattgctgctgctgctgccgcctCCGCCTTCCTTTATTTTTCTGCTATCTTGTCCTGTACTGTGGCCTTCATGAAGCGGATCCCCCTTTCAAGATGCGCCTCGCAATTGCTGGCCCCGCCTCTTCCACATCGGCCCTCGTGCCCATATGCCGCGGCGAAGAAATTACGGAGAGACATTATACCACATAGCCACCGGATAAACGCACGCTTTCAGAGCACAGTAGCCATACCAGACGAGGGGGAATTGAAACTCGAGGCTGCCGCAAATGTCGGTGCATCACCAATAGAGGAATCAAGGACTTCTCACCCACGCCCACTCGAGAGCCTCCCATCACCACACCCTAGTGCTGCCGAGCGCTCGATAAAACTCCACGCTCTCCGGAGCCGGTTATCGCTACCAGAACGATTTCCCCTCCAAGTTCTCGCACGAACCCTTGTACATCCTTCCGCAGACGCAAATCCCGCCTTCAACAATGCTTCGCTATCCATACTCGGACGCCAATTGCTGGGCTACTACACTTCTGAGTGGCTGATCTGCACCTACCCACGACTACCAATGGAAGTTGTCTTCGCTGCTGTGGAAGCATACATTGGCCCCAAAGCGTTAGCCACAGTTGCTCGGGAGTGGGGTATTGAGGCGGCGGCGGAACCAGGTGGTGAAGTGGACCCAGGACTCTTACAATTCAAGAGGATAGGGGCGGGTGAGGAGCTACCAGAAGCCCTAAGACGGCAGGTACCATGGAAATGGAATGTTACCACAACCCATAAAATCTTAAAGTCGGACGCATTTGGCTCCAACAATGCAGGGCCGAGTCCACACGCACTGGAAAAGACACCAGTACCCGTTGAGGAAGCAGCACAGTCTTTTGTGCGTGCCCTCATCGGCGCTCTCCACGTACACCTTGGTTCACCTCTTGTTAAGCGCTTCTTCCGCGACCACTTCCTTAGCCGACACCTCGACATCAGCACAATTTTCGACTTCCGCACACCGACACGCGATCTATCATGGCTATGCAGACGAGAAGGCTTCGAGCCACCCGTGGCCCGCTTAATATCAGAAACCGGTCGTCTGAGCAGACATCCTGTTTTCGTCGTTGGCGTATACAGTGGGAGGGACAAACTCGGCGAGGCATCAGGCAGCTCACTAAATGAAGCGAGGATAAGAGCGTCGGCAGCAGCACTGAAGGCCTGGTATCTATACAAGCCAGTCCAAGTCACAGTACCTAGCAGTACCGAGGGTGAAGTAGACACGAGCAACTGGCGGCCCAACTACGTCGATTGTGGTGAGGTCATTGTATAA